The following proteins are encoded in a genomic region of Brachypodium distachyon strain Bd21 chromosome 1, Brachypodium_distachyon_v3.0, whole genome shotgun sequence:
- the LOC100835806 gene encoding uncharacterized protein LOC100835806, protein MAHQHQQHGSKVAGGGGGGGRRREEEGDQEAWAWRAVAAGVAAVGMAGAGVLVWWALAFHPAREQLWMVPVGLVLLGTPLLAWLSLFASGACLRLRHADVDARHQQQTTPLPFVADTR, encoded by the coding sequence ATGGcgcatcagcatcagcagcacGGATCCAAAGttgctggaggcggcggcggaggggggcggcggagggaggaggagggggatcAGGAGGCGTGGGCGtggcgggcggtggcggcgggggtggcggcggtggggatGGCGGGGGCAGGGGTGCTGGTGTGGTGGGCGCTGGCGTTCCACCCGGCGCGGGAGCAGCTGTGGATGGTGCCCGTGGGGCTCGTCCTGCTCGGCACGCCGCTCCTCGCGTGGCTCTCCCTCTTCGCCTCCGGCGcttgcctccgcctccgccacgcCGACGTCGACGCCCGCCACCAGCAGCAGACGACGCCTTTGCCCTTCGTGGCCGACACGCGATGA